ATGATTTTTAGCGAACGATTAAAACAAGAACGAGAAAAAAGAAATTGGTCTCAAAATGATCTTGCAGAGAAAATTCATGTGAGCCGCCAATCAGTGTCCAAGTGGGAAACAGGAAAAAATTATCCAAGCATTGAGGTAATCATTCAATTGAGTGATTTATTTGGTATTTCAATCGATGAATTATTAAGGAGTGACGATGAATTGAAAGAAAAAATAATTCGAGATAGTAAGCAGTTAGAGTATCCAAAGTGGAAAGTGTTTTTTGATTGTATGTTCGTGCTAGGGGCATTTTTGTTAGTGTCTAAATTCATTATATTTGCTCTAAATAAATTTGTTGGAACTGAAATTACAATTTTGAAAGATATCGGAATTGCAGCGAGTTTTTTACCATTTTCATTGATGGTTATTGGTGGTATTGGATCTGATTCTTTGAAGAAGAAATATGTAGATTAAAGCTGGAAAGTCGGGTGAAGGGAAATCTTGCCTCGCCTTTCTTTTTGTGTTAGAAAAATGAACCTTTTTATAATTGAATTACGTATTATAAATAATTCAATTATAACGGGGGGGTAAAATGAAGAAGTACATTTTTTTTGTCTTAGTAACATTGGTAATTGAGTCTTTATTAATTACTGGGACAATAGTTATATGGGATACTCGTTTTCCAGAAACAATGTTCTTCGGTTCCTGTTTATTCATTTTTATTGCTTTTCTAATAAGTTCTTCAGGGGATTTCTTATCTAACTACTCTGAATACTCCGTTTTCGGGGCGATGGCAGGAAGTTATCAACTCAAGCGTGAAGAACCTTATTTGATTATAAGTCCATTTTTAGTTGGTTCTATTTTGTTTTTCATCAGCTATTTTATAATATATTATTTTATTTATTGAATGTTTTCCATCAAATCGATGCACTTGAATTCGTAGTGTGTTACTCCATTAATAGGGGCGACTGCTTAAAGTGTCGCCTCTTCTTCTTGAAGTGAAGGGCAAGTTAATTGAAGAAGAAGTATGACTCGGATTGAATTATATTTTATGTAATGTCATTATTAAATTAAAGTCACCTAACGTATATTCATATATTAATTAATGAAGGCTTTAATTAAGTAACTAAAGGAGATGATTTTTAATGGGAAAAGTTACACCATTTTTAATGTTTCAAGATGGTAAAGCAGAAGAAGCGATGAATTATTACATATCAATCATTGATGATTCAGAAATTACGAGTATTGTTCGCTATGGAGCGAATGAAGCTGGAGACGAAGGAACTGTAAAGCAGGGTGCTTTTTCCTTAAAAGGGCAAGAATTTATGTGCATTGACAGTAATCTGAAGCATCAGTTTTCCTTTACTCCTTCATTCTCAATTTTTATTACTTGTGATACTGAAGAAGAAATAAACAACCTTTATCAGAAACTTATCGAAGGTGGACAGGCACTTATGCCAATTGGTGATTATGGTTTTAGTCAAAGGTTTGGTTGGCTAAATGATCGGTTTGGAGTATCGTGGCAACTAAATCTTCCTTCGTGAAAGTCTTACCTGTAATCATTAAATAAATACTGCATTAAAATCAACTAGGTATTACTTCATCAGGGGTAATACCTTCTTTTATATTAAAGAGCTTAATTAGTTTTGATTTTGTAAGTAATGTACTTAAACTAATAGGTGGGTTAGTTAAAGAAGAATTGTGAGTTGAGTGAAACAATTTTAAGGGTGGTGCTCCAGGAGGATCTTGAACAATGTGGCGCTCTTTTACAAAAAAAGTCTGAAACATGTGCAATGCTCCGTTCGTATATATAATAAAGGGGTGTTAGACATGGATAAATGCGTATACTTCACTGATCAATTTTTTTCTTCCGGCAGAACTGATATTTATAATGAATCACAAGAAAAGCTTGGAAAACTCGATTTGAAAAGTGCATTCACTTCAAGTGTGAGTGTGGAGAATGAAAAAGGCGAAGTCATTGTTGAAGGCAGCTTTCCGTTTTTATCTGGCAAATGGACAATTAAACAGCCGAATGGGAAGGAATTGGGCGAGATAAAAGCTTCATTTTCATTCTTCGCTAAGCGTTATAATTATACAACAAATTGCGGCAGATTTGAGATTGAGTCACCAGCTTTCTCAAAAGAATACACTATACTCGATGGGAATAAAGCAACAGTGGCGACATTCAAAAAAGTAAGTGGAATTTTTCAAGCAGCTGCGTACGAACTGAGGAATTATTCGGATTTTTTTCTTACTGAAGAATTGATAGCTGTTGTCATGGGCGTCAATGCAATTGAAAAACGCAGAAGTTCAAGTGACGGCGGAGGAGCAGGAGCATCTACATAATTTAAATAGATAAACTTATCCTTTTTCTGGGTACCTATTTACAGTTAAGCTCTTGATTTTAAGCAGCAAAAAGAATTTAATGCTAAAGAACAGTGGATTTCGGTGCAGAAAGGAAACCTTAAATGTCCTATAGCTTAATTTTAGAAGTTGACTTAGCAGAATTGAATAATAATCAGAAGGGGACATTCTTTTCTAAGGTAAGTAAATTCATATCTACCGAAGATTTCGAATTATTTAGGAGAGCTGTTAGTAACAAAACTAAAGTTTATAAAGTATTTGATACTGAATATAACAAGATTATCCACATAAAGAAAATAATTAAACTACTGAATGAAGATACAACAAAATTTACTATCTATCAGAAAACTGAGGATAAAAAGAATATAATTAGTCTCCTTGAACTTGAAAATATAATAGATGAGTTTAAGGTTATCCATCAGCTCCCTTATTTTAAATATCATCCTCACGTATATGAAAGTGGATGTATATCTTTCTATAAAGATATATGCGAGGTATGTAACCAAGAAAGTTCTTTCTTTAATGAGGGCTGTTATGGAGAAAGTGACTTAGAAGTCATATGTGTTCAATGCATTGCATCTGGGAAAGCAGGGGAGGAATATGATGTATCTTTCAATTATCAATATCCAATCTCTTTTAAAGATGATAATAAAGTTGAGGAACTTCATTTAAGAACTCCTTCAATTCTATCGTGGCAAGAAATACCCTGGTTAGAACACTGTAATGACTTTTGTGCCTATATAGGAATAGTAGATTGGGAAAGAGTTAGTCACCTCGAGCCAGAGATCCACAATGATTTAACAATAGAAGCAACAAAGTATAATCTGGAGCAGGGTGACCTTAAAAATGCCTTGAATTCTTATATTGTTGGACATTTATTTAAATGTCTTCATTGTGGTAAGCACAGATTAACATCAGATTTATCTTAATATTGAAGTTTGCGAAGAAATGTACTTAAATTATCGCTGGCGATTGCGGCGCATAGTACTTTTGTTAATTAATCTTTAATAAAGGGAAACACACTTTGGACATGTCTAATTTGTGTTTCCCTTTTTTTATACTTGCACAAATTCCTCAAATATTAATTTTCTGTTTGTTGCTGAAATACCTTAAAATAATTATTTTAATTAAGTTTTTTAAGTTTTTTCTGGCTTTTTGGATATCGATCTATATATAATAGATTTAGAAGATTTTAAAGGAGCTCTAGACTATGTATCAAGAACAAAGGCTGACAGCGATAAAAACGTATTTGTCTTCTCATAAAAGCATTACAATCGAAGAAATATGTGAAAAATTAAGTGTTTCAAAAGATACAGCCAGAAGAGATCTTGTCAAACTTGAAGAACGAGGGGATATTATAAGGATTAAAGGAGGAGCAACACTTCCATCTGCCAACCGGCATTTAATTGATTACAAAGAACGAATAGCAACCGCAGGAAAAGAACGAATTGCAAAGAGTGCGTCATTGTTGATACACGAAAATCATGATTTGTTGATGGATACATCTTCAACTGTTGCTTTAATAGCGAAGTGCATTGGAAACAAACATGTGAATGTGATTACAAACTCCATCGATATAGTTGATGTAATAGGAGAGTATTCAAATATTCAAAGCTTTTTGCTTCCTGGAAGATTCAATTCGAAAAACAGAAATGTAACAGGACCCAGAACAATCAAAACACTGGATGATTTTAAAGTAGATCAATTATTTCTGGGTGCATGCGGAATCAGCGTTGAGGGAGTTACCTCTCCAGATGAAAATGAAGCTTTTTTGAAGAAAAAAATGATGAGTTGTGCAAGACAAGTGATAATGCTTGCGGATCATTCGAAGTTCGAAAAGGAATTTTTACATAAGGTTTGTGATATGACGGATATTGATGTGATTATTACAGATAAATATCCCGATGAAGAAGTGAAAGACAAAATTACAGAGAACAATATTCTTTTAGTTGTTGCTGAAGATGAAAAAAGTGAGGGTTTATAGGATGAGAAAAATTAAAGTTGGTTTAATAGGATATGGACTATCAGGGGCTACATTTCATGCACCATTATTAAGTGTTTTAGAACAATTTGAAATTACAAAAGTAGTCAGCTCCAATTTGGAAAAAGTGCATCAGGATTTGAAAGATGTGGTGGTAGTAAGCAGTTTAGAAGAAGTTCTAGAAGATGCATCCATTGATTTAGCAGTTATTACAACACCGAGCGGTTTGCATTACGAAATGGCTAAACAAAGTTTAATGGCTGGAAAACATGTTATTTTGGAAAAGCCCATGGTGGTGGAAACATGGGAAGCAGAAGATCTTATTAGGATTGCTGATGAAAAGAAGCTGTTACTAAGTGTTTATCATAACAGAAGATGGGATAATGATTATTTGACTGTCAAGAAGCTTGTAAATGATGGGGTGCTTGGAGAAATCAATACCTATCAGGTTCATTTTGATCGCTTCAGACCAGCTGTAAGAGATAGATGGAGAGAAAAGCAAGGTCCTGGAGCTGGCATGCTTTATGATTTAGGTTCACATCTAATTGACCAAGCCCTGCATTTATTTGGATGGCCGCAATTTGTAATAGCAGATGTTTTCGCTCAAAGAGAGAATGCAGAAACGGATGATTATTTCCATGTTATTT
The window above is part of the Metabacillus dongyingensis genome. Proteins encoded here:
- a CDS encoding helix-turn-helix domain-containing protein; this encodes MIFSERLKQEREKRNWSQNDLAEKIHVSRQSVSKWETGKNYPSIEVIIQLSDLFGISIDELLRSDDELKEKIIRDSKQLEYPKWKVFFDCMFVLGAFLLVSKFIIFALNKFVGTEITILKDIGIAASFLPFSLMVIGGIGSDSLKKKYVD
- a CDS encoding VOC family protein, whose product is MGKVTPFLMFQDGKAEEAMNYYISIIDDSEITSIVRYGANEAGDEGTVKQGAFSLKGQEFMCIDSNLKHQFSFTPSFSIFITCDTEEEINNLYQKLIEGGQALMPIGDYGFSQRFGWLNDRFGVSWQLNLPS
- a CDS encoding CbrC family protein, producing MSYSLILEVDLAELNNNQKGTFFSKVSKFISTEDFELFRRAVSNKTKVYKVFDTEYNKIIHIKKIIKLLNEDTTKFTIYQKTEDKKNIISLLELENIIDEFKVIHQLPYFKYHPHVYESGCISFYKDICEVCNQESSFFNEGCYGESDLEVICVQCIASGKAGEEYDVSFNYQYPISFKDDNKVEELHLRTPSILSWQEIPWLEHCNDFCAYIGIVDWERVSHLEPEIHNDLTIEATKYNLEQGDLKNALNSYIVGHLFKCLHCGKHRLTSDLS
- a CDS encoding DeoR/GlpR family DNA-binding transcription regulator, whose translation is MYQEQRLTAIKTYLSSHKSITIEEICEKLSVSKDTARRDLVKLEERGDIIRIKGGATLPSANRHLIDYKERIATAGKERIAKSASLLIHENHDLLMDTSSTVALIAKCIGNKHVNVITNSIDIVDVIGEYSNIQSFLLPGRFNSKNRNVTGPRTIKTLDDFKVDQLFLGACGISVEGVTSPDENEAFLKKKMMSCARQVIMLADHSKFEKEFLHKVCDMTDIDVIITDKYPDEEVKDKITENNILLVVAEDEKSEGL
- a CDS encoding oxidoreductase — protein: MRKIKVGLIGYGLSGATFHAPLLSVLEQFEITKVVSSNLEKVHQDLKDVVVVSSLEEVLEDASIDLAVITTPSGLHYEMAKQSLMAGKHVILEKPMVVETWEAEDLIRIADEKKLLLSVYHNRRWDNDYLTVKKLVNDGVLGEINTYQVHFDRFRPAVRDRWREKQGPGAGMLYDLGSHLIDQALHLFGWPQFVIADVFAQRENAETDDYFHVILGYEKLRVILHSGSIVPTNGPRFQVHGSKGSFIKYGLDGQEAALKEGKKPLDNSWGADQPQFYGQLVRFDGDKEEHKTIQTLHGSYVSYYKEIAKSILEGKTAPVTANEGLSVIKIIDAAFKSSKEKKAVYID